GCAGCATGAACAACCAGTCCCTCATCGGTAGATTTAAACTCGTCGTCCAGTGGGTGGCAGCCAGGTCTGGCCGCATTTACATCGAGTGGCCTGAGCATGGGTCGACACGCACCTGCTCCGCATGTGGATCTAAGCTGGCCGAAGGACTCCCCCCGGAGGTACGCAGTTGGGACTGCCCATCCTGCGGCAGTCACCACCTGCGTGACGAGAACGCTGCCATCAATGGATTGAAACTTGTGATGCACAAAGACTTGCCCTGCTCGGGCCAGATACCACCAGTGACGCGGAGACACTCAGCCCGGTTTACCGGCAGCGGCATCGAACGCTCGTCGCTCGACGCCACAGGTAAACCCAGCGTCACGACCACTAAGGTCGTGGAGCTGAGACGAAGGCGCTCCGCGAGCACTGGACGGTCCTCTGTGCCGCATGGTGCCAGTGCCTAGGAGGTGGCTAACACCACCTCCGGGGGCGTGGCATGCAGCCCAGCGCTGGCTGCAACTGTGCGGAAATTCAAGGTAGCTCAAGCTAGGGCTACGCCGTAAGTACCTGAATGAATAGATTTAGGTAGATTGCGGAGAGCGGAATCCGTTTGGCGTATATCCGGAACCGAAATAGGCTAGATATCCATATTGCCCACCTGTTAATGCGGAACCAACAGTTACACTAGATGCCGCGGAAGCGCCGCTATTGGCATTCAGCACATCGATGCCGGTCCAGGCATTCTGATTGTTGTTAACCACCAGCATATCTGGCGGATTTGTAGTACCAATTCCGACGTGCCCTGCGGATCACTGTTCATGGGCGCCTATCGAGTTAGAGATCAAATTGAAACCGTCAATATCATCAGTCAAAATTCGCTCTTGTATTCAGAAAAGTAGAACATCTTCAGGGTCGTCGGAGAATGCTTTAGCTTGCGCTAGCGCGCGCTGCGCAGATTCGAACGTAGTGTAGTCTATGGACGCTACGAAGCATTGGGCTCGCTGCAACATCTTTATGTATGTGGCCGGGTTGTCCGTGCGCGTTAGCTTCTTCACGCCGCCAAGGTAGTCCGAGCGGTAGACCGTCGGGATGATGACAGGGACCTCGCAAGTTGAGTATAACTCGCGATTCATGGCGATGCGGCTCAAGCGTCCGTTGCCGTCCGTAAAAGGATGTACCTCGGCAACCATAAATTTGATGAAGGCGGCACGAGCGAAACCAGGCTCCAGAGCTCGGAATAACTCGAAGCCTTTACGAAGCGTACCCTCCACTAGTTCTGGTACCACGAAGGCGGTGGAGCCGGCAAAATTGCGCACGGTCTTGAACCGCCCAGGAAGTTTATCCGGGTGAGCCTTCATGATTGCCGCGTGATAACGCATTAAGTCGGCTGCCATCGTTCCGTATGATGTCCAAGACTCGGGACGGGTCGAAGCAATGCCCATCAAGGTGCGGAAAGTGCCGAGTATGTCGTGCCCGTCAGGACGCCGGTCGGGAATCTTGCCATCAAAGGCGATGGCGCGTGCTTCTTCAAGCTCGAATCGCGTTCCCTCGATGTAGTTCGAGAAGTAAGCGTCGAAGAAACACAGGGTCGATATTGCGCTTTCAGAGCAGAGGACCGTATCCAATGAAAGCTTTTTGAGCAGACTCGCCGGTTGGCGAAGTGCCTGAAAAAGTTGCTCGAAGCGAACGACCCTCTCTGGATCATACGGATAGCCAGTCGCCCGCTGTTGCGCGCGGTCCGACTTGAGGATCCCATCTGAGCGGGTCTTTAACATGGTTCCAGCCAGCTTTTGGAACCTTTCCGCTTCATGAGAGAAGCCACTAGTTTCTGCCAAGCGGTGGAGTGCATTTACTTTCTCTCGAAAGGCATTTTCGCCGCTAACGCGGATGTAGTCGTCGAGCTGCTCCTCGAACTTCTCTTGTGATAGAACCTTGCTGAACCCACCGTGAGCCTTAACGCGGCGCAGATTTTCCAACCAGGCTCGCTCAGGTGATGCCAGATGCAGTCCCCCTGCGAATGGCATGTCGCCCGGGAGCGCCTGTGGCCCCTTGACCAAATGCACGGTCAGACCCGGAAGTTGCACCTTCTTGTCGTATTTGTAGGATAGGACGATGTGCCAATTGTCCTTCAGCTTTGCTGGGCCTGCCTCCAGCGCACTGCGGTGGCTGATAATCGCGCCAGCATAAAGTGAGCCCAGGACTTGGTATAGATTACGTCGGAGCACATCTGCCGGATCTTCCGCAACTGCGGTTGTATAGATGCTCGGGACAAGGCGACGAAGTTCGCCTGCGTTGACGGCCTCCGAGATCGCGTTTGCGAGGGTCCCAGGGCCCTGCGAAAGGACTAACTCGCCTATGAGATTTTGACGGATTACTGGCCGCATTCGGATCCCCAAGTGGGCGTGAAATTCTGTCCAGGTATTAGCCCCCGTCTGTAGCTTATCGGTAATTTTCTTCCAAAATCAATCGGCTATCGTGAAGTCTTTTCTAAAATAAATTTAACAGTTAATTCAATTTCTTATATGCCCAGCGAGCTTGCCGAATCTTATTACTGGAAAATTATTCACGAAAATTCATTAAACATGGATAAATTTTCACGTTATCCACTGTGGGAAATTTCCTTGAG
This sequence is a window from Deltaproteobacteria bacterium. Protein-coding genes within it:
- a CDS encoding cell filamentation protein Fic, with the protein product MRPVIRQNLIGELVLSQGPGTLANAISEAVNAGELRRLVPSIYTTAVAEDPADVLRRNLYQVLGSLYAGAIISHRSALEAGPAKLKDNWHIVLSYKYDKKVQLPGLTVHLVKGPQALPGDMPFAGGLHLASPERAWLENLRRVKAHGGFSKVLSQEKFEEQLDDYIRVSGENAFREKVNALHRLAETSGFSHEAERFQKLAGTMLKTRSDGILKSDRAQQRATGYPYDPERVVRFEQLFQALRQPASLLKKLSLDTVLCSESAISTLCFFDAYFSNYIEGTRFELEEARAIAFDGKIPDRRPDGHDILGTFRTLMGIASTRPESWTSYGTMAADLMRYHAAIMKAHPDKLPGRFKTVRNFAGSTAFVVPELVEGTLRKGFELFRALEPGFARAAFIKFMVAEVHPFTDGNGRLSRIAMNRELYSTCEVPVIIPTVYRSDYLGGVKKLTRTDNPATYIKMLQRAQCFVASIDYTTFESAQRALAQAKAFSDDPEDVLLF
- a CDS encoding transposase, with protein sequence SMNNQSLIGRFKLVVQWVAARSGRIYIEWPEHGSTRTCSACGSKLAEGLPPEVRSWDCPSCGSHHLRDENAAINGLKLVMHKDLPCSGQIPPVTRRHSARFTGSGIERSSLDATGKPSVTTTKVVELRRRRSASTGRSSVPHGASA